A DNA window from Candidatus Bodocaedibacter vickermanii contains the following coding sequences:
- the parC gene encoding DNA topoisomerase IV subunit A — protein MDIIERSFQETLGEKYLSYALSTIMSRSLPDVRDGLKPVHRRLLFAMRELKLNPDSGYKKCARVVGDVIGKFHPHGDVAVYDALVRLAQDFSLRYPLIEGQGNFGNIDGDNAAAMRYTEARLTDIAMFLFEGLDENSVDFKGTYDGESNEPKVLPAGFPNLLANGASGIAVGMATNIPPHNIIEICNALLAVLDTPNIELAEILTHIKGPDFPTGGQLYVDHKTLTEIYGEGKGTVRIRSTYTVEQLERGKYHIIITEIPYSVPKSRLLEKFGQLMEAKKLPLINDIRDESSEDIRIIIEPKSSSIDASLIMEFLYKNTELEARFSVNLNILDSNLRPVVMGLKEILNSYLTHRFQVLDRRTRYRLKKIEDRLNLLSGFLIAYLNLDEVIRIIREEDEPKPMLMSRFDLNDIQAEAILNMRLRSLRKLEEMELRKEFDALSAEKAEKENLIVTPTLQTKTIKNEIQSLRKYFEKDPRGLRRSDIHHDIADVQINLIDFIEKEPITVVCSDKGWIRTIKGHTTDSADFKYKEGDQEGYVLQAETTDKLIIFTSFGKSYTLPCDKLPGGRGFGEPLRLMIEVEAKEEIIALFLYPKDETQQFIVAASDGRGFRLETSQLLSQTKNGKQLLNVSDAVVALKCIPITGDSIAVFGENRKMIVFAINEIPIMNRGRGVMFQKYLQGGMSDFKIFNMADGLTWKSGNGTRKETNLDRWNVKRGQSGRLAPNGFPRSNKFD, from the coding sequence ATGGATATTATCGAGCGTTCATTTCAAGAAACCTTAGGCGAAAAATACCTCTCCTATGCGTTGTCTACTATTATGTCCAGGTCACTGCCAGATGTGCGTGACGGATTAAAACCCGTGCATCGTCGCCTATTATTCGCTATGCGTGAATTGAAACTGAACCCAGATTCTGGATACAAAAAATGCGCCCGAGTTGTCGGAGACGTAATCGGTAAATTCCACCCTCACGGAGATGTCGCCGTATATGACGCCCTCGTCCGATTAGCTCAAGATTTCTCGCTACGCTATCCATTAATCGAAGGGCAAGGTAACTTTGGTAACATCGATGGCGATAACGCGGCTGCAATGCGTTATACCGAAGCCAGACTTACAGACATTGCAATGTTCCTATTCGAAGGATTAGATGAAAACTCTGTGGATTTTAAGGGCACCTATGATGGTGAATCCAATGAACCCAAAGTTCTTCCGGCTGGATTCCCCAATCTATTAGCAAATGGGGCATCCGGGATTGCTGTGGGTATGGCCACAAATATTCCACCACACAACATCATTGAAATCTGCAACGCTTTATTAGCAGTGTTAGACACTCCAAACATCGAGCTTGCCGAAATCTTGACTCACATCAAAGGTCCCGATTTTCCAACAGGGGGTCAACTGTATGTGGATCACAAAACCCTGACTGAAATATATGGCGAAGGAAAAGGTACAGTACGCATCCGCTCTACGTATACCGTTGAACAGCTAGAACGCGGAAAATACCACATCATCATTACGGAAATTCCCTACAGCGTTCCAAAAAGCCGTTTGTTAGAAAAGTTTGGTCAGTTGATGGAAGCAAAAAAGCTTCCCCTAATCAATGACATTCGCGATGAATCATCCGAAGATATTCGCATCATCATTGAACCAAAATCTTCATCCATTGATGCAAGTTTGATCATGGAATTTCTTTATAAAAATACGGAATTAGAAGCCCGATTCAGTGTTAATTTAAACATACTCGACAGCAATCTGCGTCCTGTTGTCATGGGCTTAAAAGAAATCCTCAACAGTTATCTTACCCATCGCTTCCAAGTATTAGATCGCCGCACACGGTATCGTCTAAAGAAAATCGAAGACCGACTAAATCTTCTTTCTGGTTTTCTAATTGCATACTTAAATTTAGACGAAGTCATTCGCATTATCCGCGAAGAAGACGAACCAAAACCTATGTTGATGTCCAGGTTCGATTTGAATGATATTCAAGCCGAAGCAATTTTGAATATGCGACTAAGGTCACTTCGTAAATTAGAAGAGATGGAATTACGAAAAGAATTCGATGCATTATCAGCTGAAAAAGCCGAAAAAGAAAATCTTATCGTAACACCCACGTTGCAAACTAAAACCATCAAAAACGAAATTCAAAGCTTACGTAAGTATTTTGAAAAAGACCCACGAGGACTGAGACGTTCAGACATTCATCATGATATCGCAGATGTTCAGATCAATCTGATTGATTTTATCGAAAAAGAACCCATCACTGTCGTTTGTTCCGACAAAGGTTGGATCCGAACGATCAAGGGGCACACCACAGATTCCGCAGACTTTAAGTATAAAGAAGGCGATCAAGAAGGTTACGTTTTACAGGCTGAAACTACCGACAAGCTGATCATCTTTACCTCCTTTGGTAAAAGCTACACCCTACCCTGTGATAAACTTCCCGGTGGTCGCGGCTTTGGTGAGCCTTTGCGCTTGATGATTGAAGTCGAAGCAAAAGAAGAAATCATTGCGTTATTTCTGTATCCAAAAGACGAAACACAACAATTTATCGTTGCCGCGTCCGATGGTCGTGGATTCCGTTTAGAGACCTCTCAATTGCTATCTCAAACCAAGAATGGTAAGCAATTATTGAATGTTTCCGATGCTGTTGTTGCACTCAAGTGCATACCAATAACTGGAGACAGTATTGCTGTATTTGGCGAAAATCGCAAAATGATTGTATTTGCAATTAATGAAATTCCCATCATGAACCGAGGGCGCGGCGTTATGTTCCAAAAGTATTTACAAGGCGGCATGTCTGATTTTAAAATTTTCAACATGGCCGACGGCTTAACGTGGAAAAGTGGTAATGGTACGCGTAAAGAAACAAACCTTGATCGCTGGAATGTAAAAAGAGGCCAGTCTGGTCGACTAGCCCCTAATGGTTTTCCACGCAGCAATAAATTCGATTAA